From Anaerohalosphaera lusitana, one genomic window encodes:
- a CDS encoding fused MFS/spermidine synthase gives MEPIHEQKQSRLRTAVFAITVFLGAFLLFQVQPILGRYALPLFGGSPEVWTTCMLFFQVFLLAGYAYAHFINSRLSPPRQLALHLALIVFALIMLPIIPNPAYRPDGQANPIIQILLMLTGCVALPYLLLASNSPLTQAWFTKANPNTKPWRLYALSNAGSLLALLSYPFVFEPTLTRQTQATLWSWGFAVFAGLNALCALLVWKSHKKSTAPITEPNDQPSQTTAENIPLARRLLWFALPWAAVVELLAVTNTITQDITVVPFLWVLPLCLYLLSFIITFDHQRWYIQKLWIGLFIAAIAAVIYVRQQSALDDPNIIINAKTLVAAYCFLLFTCCMVCHGEVYRLRPHASKLTSYYLSISTGGALGGIFVAIIAPAIFSEYTELYVGLLATVLFVLLANDTGKTAFARRRKVVLASAVVLVAVTGAALQGKRSTAGQRAVANTRNFFGVLTIWEEDWNDPAAHKYIMQHGTTFHGLQFTDPEKRLLPTSYYGPESGVGVAMDYLQQNEPDLNIGVVGLGVGTISTYGRPDDYIRFYEINPAVEDFAREYFTYLSDTKADTDVVIGDARLSLEAEQNAFDLLVLDAFSSDAVPIHLLTREAFRIYLDNLKPDGIMALHISSQHLDLAPVIARLAQHFNLAGRILEPSRDNQKGTFESTWILLTPDQQTLTARKFRLHSFPLKPDKDTSLWTDDFVNPLEVLEY, from the coding sequence GCAGCCCCGAAGTCTGGACGACATGCATGCTCTTTTTCCAGGTCTTCCTGCTCGCCGGCTACGCATACGCCCACTTCATCAACAGCCGACTCTCCCCGCCCCGCCAGCTCGCCCTGCACCTCGCCCTGATCGTCTTCGCACTCATCATGCTCCCGATCATCCCCAACCCCGCCTACCGACCCGACGGCCAGGCAAACCCCATCATCCAGATACTGCTAATGCTCACCGGCTGCGTCGCCCTGCCCTACCTCCTGCTAGCTTCCAACAGCCCGCTCACCCAGGCATGGTTCACAAAAGCAAACCCCAACACAAAACCCTGGCGTCTCTACGCCCTCTCAAACGCAGGCTCCCTCCTAGCCCTGCTAAGCTACCCTTTCGTATTCGAACCGACCCTCACCCGCCAGACCCAGGCCACACTCTGGAGCTGGGGCTTCGCCGTCTTCGCAGGCCTGAACGCCCTATGCGCCCTGCTCGTCTGGAAATCGCACAAAAAATCCACCGCCCCCATAACCGAACCGAACGACCAACCCTCCCAGACCACAGCCGAAAACATCCCGCTCGCCCGTCGTCTCCTCTGGTTCGCCCTGCCCTGGGCCGCGGTCGTCGAACTGCTCGCCGTCACCAACACCATCACCCAGGACATCACCGTCGTGCCCTTCCTATGGGTCCTGCCGCTGTGCCTGTACCTGCTCTCGTTCATCATCACCTTTGACCACCAGCGCTGGTACATCCAGAAGTTGTGGATAGGTCTTTTCATCGCCGCCATCGCAGCCGTCATCTATGTCCGCCAACAGTCCGCCCTGGACGACCCCAACATAATTATCAACGCAAAAACCCTCGTCGCAGCATACTGCTTCCTGCTCTTCACCTGCTGCATGGTCTGCCACGGCGAGGTCTACCGCCTCCGCCCCCACGCAAGCAAACTGACCTCCTACTACCTCTCGATCTCCACCGGCGGCGCGCTCGGCGGCATCTTCGTCGCCATCATCGCACCCGCCATCTTCAGTGAATACACCGAACTCTACGTCGGCCTGCTAGCAACCGTCCTGTTCGTCCTGCTCGCCAACGACACAGGCAAAACCGCCTTCGCCCGCAGACGCAAAGTCGTCCTCGCCTCCGCCGTCGTACTCGTCGCAGTCACCGGCGCCGCCCTGCAGGGCAAACGCAGCACCGCCGGTCAGCGAGCCGTCGCCAACACCCGAAACTTCTTCGGCGTGCTCACCATCTGGGAAGAGGACTGGAACGACCCCGCCGCCCACAAATACATCATGCAGCACGGCACGACCTTCCACGGCCTGCAGTTCACCGACCCCGAAAAACGCCTCCTGCCAACCTCCTACTACGGCCCCGAAAGCGGCGTCGGCGTCGCAATGGACTACCTCCAGCAGAACGAACCGGACCTCAACATCGGCGTCGTCGGCCTGGGCGTGGGCACCATCTCCACCTACGGCCGTCCCGACGACTACATCCGCTTCTACGAGATCAACCCCGCCGTCGAGGACTTCGCCCGCGAATATTTCACCTACCTCTCCGATACAAAAGCCGATACAGACGTCGTCATAGGCGACGCACGCCTCTCGCTCGAAGCAGAACAAAACGCCTTCGACCTGCTCGTCCTCGACGCCTTCTCCAGCGACGCCGTCCCCATCCACCTGCTCACCAGAGAAGCCTTCCGGATATACCTCGACAACCTCAAACCAGACGGCATAATGGCACTGCACATATCATCCCAGCACCTCGACCTCGCCCCCGTAATAGCCCGACTCGCCCAGCACTTCAACCTTGCAGGCCGCATATTAGAGCCCAGCCGAGACAACCAGAAGGGAACCTTCGAATCAACCTGGATACTCCTCACCCCCGACCAGCAAACCCTAACCGCCCGCAAATTCCGCCTCCACTCCTTCCCCCTCAAACCCGACAAAGATACCAGCCTCTGGACCGACGACTTCGTAAACCCCCTCGAAGTTCTGGAATACTGA